The Imtechella halotolerans DNA window ATATAATTACTAATAATTTTGTCACCAATCATCATTACAACATCTATCATATTGGCTTCATCGTAACCGGCTTCAAAGAAGGTGTGTATGGCTTCCTGAGAAGCTTTTCCACGATTATTAACAACTGCAGTAGTGAATTTTGCAAGCGCATCCAGCTTGTCATTAAAATCTATCGTACCTTTTCGAATGGCTAGTATTTGTTCCTTTGAAAAGCCATGCAGTTGACCTATAACTGTATGAGCGGATTGGCAATATTTACACTGATTTAATTGACTAGTTACTAAATTTACTACTTCCTTTTCTTTTGCTGTTAAGGTGGTTTTCCTGTTTTGTAAAGCGAGGTAATCTGCTAAAGCTGTATCGTTTTTAGCAAAATAGGCATATACATTAGGTAGAAATCCAATTTGTTTTTCAAGGGTATTAAAAATAGCTTGATTGTTTGTTGATACTTCCTCTCTTTCGGGAATTCTAAAAGTCACTTTTGTAGTTGTCATATTTGAATACTTAAAATTTGTAGTGCAAATATGAGGAGATTCAGAGGGTGGTAGTTAGGGAAGATTTCCTTAAGACTTATCGATTTTTCCCGTCCTATTCCGTGTTGTTTCTAAAAGTTGAAGGTGATACTCCTTGATTCTTTTTGAAAAATCTACTAAAGGATTGTATGTCTGGGAACCCCAATTCATACCCTATTTCAGAAATGTCCTTTTCCGTATAAAGTAAATATCTTTTTGCCTCTAAGAGGATACGCTCCTGAATAAACTGTAAAGGAGTTTTTCCACTAATTTTTTTAAAGGTATTGGAAATTGTTTTTGGTGATTTAAATAGAAGAGCGGCATATTGAGCAACATGGTGCTTTTTCTTAAAATGTACTTCTACTAAAAAGTTAAATTCTCTTACTAAATCATTTTGGAAAGATGTTACATCATCTAGCTTGTGCTGCTTTTTATAAATACGGGTACATAGAATTAGAATACGCTTTAACATTACCTGAAGCATTTCTAATTGTAAGGCATCATTCATTTCAATCTCTAGGGCGGCCATTCTCCAAGCAGTTTGTAATACCTCCAATTGTGTGTTTTCAAACACAATTATGGGTAATTTAGCAGCTCCATAGTATAAAATTCCTTTACAACTGACCTCACTATCATGATCTAAAATACAATAGAATTGTCTGTTGAACCTAAGAAGATTTACGGTATGTATGTGTTCATATTCAAGCGAATGAAATTGAGTTAAACAGATTACTTCATTGGTGTTAAATGTATATGATTGCCCATCAACTTTAACCTTGTTACCATCAGAGGTAAACCAAAGGAGTCGTAGTACTTCTTTTTGTTTTTCTTCTAAATGTTGGCAATTAGTACGGTCTATAGACTGTATTTCAAAATATTCGTGATGTGTACCTATAAACTTCATGTCCTACAAAGATCGCAATTCTTATATCAAGCTACGACATTATTTCTTTTTAAGTCTCGTCCATTAAAGTTTAGGGTAACTCATAGGCTGTAGAGGCTATAAAAGTCCACACTCCATCTATTTTTTCAAGATAAAAGAGTGTACCGCTTTTATGGGTAGAACCATTTTCAGATGACATGTACCAATAGGATTCCATGCCAACTAGAGCTTGATTACTACTTTCGTTAAATCCTATTTTGGTAAAAGTAGTATACCATTTTCCGCCATTTGGATACTTTTTGTCAAAAAGCTCCCATGATATGCTATGGTTGGCTCTATCAAAATAATAAGAATAGGCATCATTGGAAAGGAGATAAGTTTCTTTACCAGGTACCACAATATCAGGACCTAAAAGGTAGGTAGCACTGTTTTCTAGTTGAAATTGATTGTATAACCCTTCATCCATGGCTGCTAATTTTTCTAAATTAAAAAAAAGAGTCAATTTTTCTTCAGAAGGGGTATATGCAGAGGTTTTCTGTCTTACAACTAGTTGTGAGCTGCTAAATCTTTCTAGTACATGGCTATAGATTTGATATTCATCTATACTGATAGCATCTGCTTGTTCAATTGGAAATTCTGGAATTGAGTCCTCATTTTTATCACAGGAAAATTGGATACATGAACCTACAATAACTACTAAAAATGCCCATACTTTTTTCATACAATCTACTTTATATACTCTCTATTGTTTTAGGCAGTGATAGTTGAATGACTAACAACTGCGTTTTTACAATTTAAAAATTCGAAAAGCAGAAGTCAATAATTATGCCATATGGTGTAGGGAAACTGTGAAATTAAGAAAGGTTTTTAGTGTTAATGCATTAAAATTTATATTTTCCAATAAAAAATGGTTTATATGGTATCTAAAAATATTTTCCAATCCATTTGGAGGTTGGAATATTTTCTACGGATTTGACACTTACCTTATCTGGAAAAGATGCCATGATGTTAGGGTCGGTTTTGTAAATATGTTCAATTTTGTATTCAAGAAAATTAAATCCTTGTTTTAACTGTAAATCGTAGCTATAGGCAACCTGGACATCTCCATCCTCTGCTGCTTTTGTTTGTATACATTCTTCTTTATAATTTACGGGTTTGGATACATATATAAGCTTATAATAAGAGCCTATTATTGGATCCATATAGGCAGGGTCTTCAACCCATGGAAGGAGTTCCTCATTAGATACGGTAAATATGACGCCTACATATCGATTGTCACTTGTCCAAAGGGAAAGGAAGCCAGCATCAAATGAGAATACATTTTCCTCTTCTGATACCATATCCATTCCATAATCACATTGAGAAAATAAGGTATACCATAGCTTTGAAGATTCGCTGGTAGCCATTTCAGTTGATACGGCGATTTCCTTTGGAAAATTAAAATTAATGGTTCCAGAAGATGGTACTTGCCCTACCTCAATGGGTTGTTCCATGCCAAAAGGCATTACCATCACTCGTACATCTAATGCGCCAAAGGGATAGTTTTCAATTTTTGGTGGTGTTTGTGAGCATCCTATAAAGGAGATAACTAAACAAATTAGTAGTGGAAGTCTGTTATTCATGACATTATTTTTTGATGAATTTGAATTTTTGGGTTTCTCCATTGCCTATGGTTAGTTTTAAAAAGTATAATCCTGGTTTTAAGCTAGTGAGTTCAATTGATTTATCTTGATCATAGATTTTTTTATACAGATGTTGCCTACCTAGCACATCATAAATATGGATTTGTACAATTTCTGTAGGGAGGGATGTGATGGTCAATTTTTCACTAACAGGATTTGGATAAATTTGAATTGTTGGACTATCTTCAATAGGGTTTGTGGATAATAAGGTGTCATACTCCATTTCTACTGGGGCCCCAATTGGAGATAAGCCCGTACTTGAATCGAACTCAATTAGTGTTGTTAATTGATTGGTTTGTGGATTTAAATGAAATAATACTCCTTGCTTTGTTATGTCAGTATAGTTGCTATTTTTCAGTAACCCTAACAGTGTATTTTCTGAGGTTTTTAAAAGTCTAAATTGTGGCAAAAATCCAGTGTTTAATACATCGAAGACGGTGACCTCAGTAAACTCATTGGTAACTATGTTGAATTTAAAAATACCTCCAGCATTATTAACCCCACCAGAATAAAATCCGTATAAGACGTTTTGGTCAACTTCTATCAAGGAGGTGTTGTTTCCTGAATAGGAAGTTGTAAAATCGTATTTTTTGGTAAGTGTTTTTGTGGTAATGTCAAATTCGAATAAGATTCCTTTTTTGTTAGCACCACCATTAAAACTCATTCCGTATAATTTCCCATTGGAGGCTTGGAATAGTGCTTTTCCCGAGTGACCAAAATCAGTGCCTACAAAATCGCCTACATTTTGGAAGTTGTCCTCAATAAAATCATATTGAAAGATGTACCCAATATTATTAAGACCTCCAGAGGATGTAGTCCCATATATTTTACCATCAGTTGCTTCCATGAGCTCTGAGGGTGTATTCCCAAAAGAGGGAGATGCGAATGAGACTCTGGGAGTGTAGGTATTGGTTTGTAAATCAAATTCAAATAATGATTCCTGATTACCCATAAAAGTACTCACACCATAAATTTTGCCATTAGAGGCCATCATGACGGAAGCTTCAGTCAAATTTTGAGGGGACTGAGTCGGACTAAAATCAAATTTTTTCAGTAGGGTATTATCGCTTGGATTATATTCTAAAAGTGTGCCGTAGCTTAAATTATTGCCTCCTGCCGATGTAGTTATATATAATTTACCATTGTTTCCTTTTGCAAATCCAGCTTTGAAATTTTTACCATTTTCTGCATAATTGAAATCTATTTTTTTTTCAAAGGAGTCATTCTCGAAATCATATTGGTATAAGGTTCCACTTAAGCCATACCCTCCTTTTTCAGCTGTTGCATACAATTTTCCGTTAGAGGCCATAACAAAGCTGCCTTTAGGATTTTTACCAGCACTACTTAATTCGAAATCAAATTTCTTGGTATAGGT harbors:
- a CDS encoding carboxymuconolactone decarboxylase family protein → MTTTKVTFRIPEREEVSTNNQAIFNTLEKQIGFLPNVYAYFAKNDTALADYLALQNRKTTLTAKEKEVVNLVTSQLNQCKYCQSAHTVIGQLHGFSKEQILAIRKGTIDFNDKLDALAKFTTAVVNNRGKASQEAIHTFFEAGYDEANMIDVVMMIGDKIISNYIHNLANFEIDFPLAEEL
- a CDS encoding helix-turn-helix transcriptional regulator; the encoded protein is MKFIGTHHEYFEIQSIDRTNCQHLEEKQKEVLRLLWFTSDGNKVKVDGQSYTFNTNEVICLTQFHSLEYEHIHTVNLLRFNRQFYCILDHDSEVSCKGILYYGAAKLPIIVFENTQLEVLQTAWRMAALEIEMNDALQLEMLQVMLKRILILCTRIYKKQHKLDDVTSFQNDLVREFNFLVEVHFKKKHHVAQYAALLFKSPKTISNTFKKISGKTPLQFIQERILLEAKRYLLYTEKDISEIGYELGFPDIQSFSRFFKKNQGVSPSTFRNNTE
- a CDS encoding choice-of-anchor tandem repeat GloVer-containing protein; translation: MQIKILLIVNNLGPSSKCIHTSKGINERIKQLLLFCLLGTLTFSFAQERAIFGVNNGGNGSLGTIFKTDLNGENYTILHELKYTNPGAQPDNSSLCEVKGTLYGTTGDGGEFENGVLYAYHIATETYTKLHDFEKVTSGRSPYSNVILAKNGKLYGTTLYGGLYDLGTLFEYDIASKTLTKKLDFDGVTMGQNLYANVIQGSDGKLYGLTNRGGTYGQGVLFSYDYTTESFSTLFNFDGDNTGVAPTILVEVAEGTLYGTTSGGGADKSGTLFKYSIDSNTFEKKFDFARASTGGSPSLSLTIGTNGNLYGLTRDGGVNNRGVIYEYNIALESYTKKFDLTLENGNTPTGKLIEVGNNKFMGLTNLGGSNNDGVIFEFDIQTNTYTKKFDFELSSAGKNPKGSFVMASNGKLYATAEKGGYGLSGTLYQYDFENDSFEKKIDFNYAENGKNFKAGFAKGNNGKLYITTSAGGNNLSYGTLLEYNPSDNTLLKKFDFSPTQSPQNLTEASVMMASNGKIYGVSTFMGNQESLFEFDLQTNTYTPRVSFASPSFGNTPSELMEATDGKIYGTTSSGGLNNIGYIFQYDFIEDNFQNVGDFVGTDFGHSGKALFQASNGKLYGMSFNGGANKKGILFEFDITTKTLTKKYDFTTSYSGNNTSLIEVDQNVLYGFYSGGVNNAGGIFKFNIVTNEFTEVTVFDVLNTGFLPQFRLLKTSENTLLGLLKNSNYTDITKQGVLFHLNPQTNQLTTLIEFDSSTGLSPIGAPVEMEYDTLLSTNPIEDSPTIQIYPNPVSEKLTITSLPTEIVQIHIYDVLGRQHLYKKIYDQDKSIELTSLKPGLYFLKLTIGNGETQKFKFIKK